A single region of the Apodemus sylvaticus chromosome 7, mApoSyl1.1, whole genome shotgun sequence genome encodes:
- the Mrap2 gene encoding melanocortin-2 receptor accessory protein 2, which produces METSAQRLASNRTSPQSPTNSDYTWEYEYYEIGPVSFEGLKAHKYSIVIGFWVGLAVFVIFMFFVLTLLTKTGAPHQDNAESSEKRFRMNSFVSDFGKPLESDKVFSRQGNEESRSLFHCYINEVEHLDRVKVCHQTTAIDSDVHLQEAIRSGGRPTEELTRFMNFDIPNFVNTDQNSFGEDDLLISEPPVLLENKPVSQTSRIDLD; this is translated from the exons ATGGAGACGTCTGCCCAGAGGCTGGCTTCTAACAGGACATCCCCACAGTCACCGACGAACTCTGACTACACTTGGGAATACGAGTACTATGAGATCGGACCAGTTTCCTTCGAGGGACTGAAGGCTCATAAAT ATTCCATTGTGATTGGATTCTGGGTTGGTCTTGCGGTCTTTGTGATCTTCATGTTTTTTGTGCTGACTTTGCTGACAAAGACGGGTGCCCCGCACCAAGA CAATGCAGAGTCCTCAGAGAAGAGGTTCCGAATGAACAGCTTTGTGTCAGACTTTGGGAAGCCCCTGGAGTCAGACAAGGTGTTTTCTCGTCAGGGCAATGAGGAGTCCAGGTCTCTGTTCCACTGTTACATCAATGAAGTCGAACACTTGGACAGGGTTAAAGTTTGCCACCAAACAACAGCCATCGACAGTGATGTCCATCTCCAGGAAGCCATCAGAAGCGGTGGGAGGCCGACAGAGGAGCTAACCAGGTTTATGAATTTTGATATCCCCAACTTCGTGAACACAGACCAGAACTCCTTTGGGGAGGATGACCTTCTGATTTCGGAACCACCTGTTCTTCTAGAAAATAAGCCAGTTTCCCAGACGTCACGCATAGACCTGGACTGA